The sequence below is a genomic window from Sneathiella sp. P13V-1.
CTTTTCTGGATATAATCCCGTGTAGCGAAGCGCGATATTCCCACCCATGGAATGGGAAACGATAGTAACCGGGCTCAACTCTTTCTGATGAACAAGTTGCGCAATATCATATATGTAATTCTGCACACTATAATTACCATCAGTAGACCATTCACTATCCCCGTGGCCACGCATATCTGGGGCAATGATATGCCAATCGTGTCGCAGCTCTTCCGCAATCCAGTCCCAGTTCCGACAATGATCCCGCCCACCATGGATAAGAAGCAGAGGCGGCGCTTCTGGATTCCCCCAATCGACATAATGAAGTTTGGTTCGCTGCGAAATAAAGCTGTGTGACGTTGGGCCCATATGACCGCTCCTTAACGATAGTCTTGTTCTTTTCCTTTATTATATGTCTAATTATCTACCTAGGTCCATCCTGAGGCGGGAATAAGAAGCATGAAGCTCTTAACACAAAGGAATATCCTCGCATCTATTGTGGCGGTGGCGGCGGTGATTTCACCAAGTCTGCTCAGCGCCAAATGCCCGACAAAAGATGATCTTAAATCAGGTGTTACTTTCACCCGCGCCAGCCCGTTTCTCTCGGAACTTGTTATTCAAATTGGAAATGGCATTAAAGCCCACAGGATCATGACCAGCAAAGGTGAGCGAGTAGAGATAATCTCCTCTTACACCCATCCACTTGCGGTAGAAGAGCGAAGATCATCAACGGAAGTTCTTTCTATCAGCTATGATAAGGATCCAAATGAACTTACAAACCTGAAGAGTTCAGAAAACTGGAGTAGCAACATCAAGTTTTACCGGAACTCGGAACTTTTCTCAGAGGGGGAATTTGAAGTAGAGCTCACAGGGACATCTTCGGTTAGCGTTAAAGACTGCACCTATAAAACGTTGATGGTGGAAACAACCTTGACCTTTGATAAAGGAGGAGCTCCCATCAGATACAGAAAAGAGTATGCTCCTAAGCTGAACTGGGTCTTAAAAGATATTCGCCTTGCCCGGAGTGGCATCCCGATTTCGCAAACGTCCTATGACAAGATCACCGTTGGCAAACTGAGATAGCTCCTTTAATGAAACCGCACTACAAAGACGTGCTCGAAGATTTGCAAGCACTGGAAAAACTATCTCAATATCAACCCGTCATCATCGGAACACCTCCGCTTGGGATCCAGATTGAAACGAGTGACATTGACATCGCTTGCAGCAGCATAAACCTGGAGGATTTTGAACGTGCAACGGTCAAGATCTTCGGTGATTTCAATGGTTTCTCAACCCGCACCCGCTTTGTGCAACACCGCCCCACTGTTATTGTCAATTTTAAGCATATGGGATGGGAAATCGAAATATTCTGCCAAACAATCCCGACAATAGATCAGTGGGGTGTTCGGCACTATTTCGTAGAAAAAAGGCTTCTAGACCTCGCTCCTGATCTGGCCTCACAAATTAGAGCACTCAAACAACAAGGCCTCAAAACCGAACCCGCCTTCGCGAAAACCCTCGGCCTTACAGGAGATCCCTATGAAGTCATTCTTGAATTGGAGAATAGATCTGATTATGAGTTATTGAATTTGCTTTCAGAATGCGTCCTCGGGAAGAATTAGTACTTTTATTTTTTCTGTAAGATGGGCATATGCACATCTTCGTCTATACCTCTATCCGCACAAACCTTAAGATTTCCGGTTACATAACCAACGAGCTTCGCTTGATACACCGGTGCTGAAATATTTGGCCACTGTTTCAGAATACCCGCCAGTTCTTTGGCAGGTAAATCATCACCTTTCGAGAGCTTACCTGACCTTACCTCGTTTACTCTACCTTCCCTGAGATCAAAAACCTCACTCACCTTACCGTGGCATTTGTGATTAGTATATCGAACGATACCTACATCACTACTTGAAACGACTTTATTCAGAAAGTAGGTACCTGCGGGAACCTCTTTAACAAAGAATGCTGGGGTTTTTGCATCCCTTTTCATATCTACAAGAAACCAATTCCCAGTTAATCGTTCAGTCTTTACGTCGATTTCTAGAAATTGTGCACGTGCGTTCACCCGCATGTCGCTATTCAAAAGAGCAATCACAGCTGTATCAGAGCTTTCTGAGAACTTTATATCTGTCATGTTTATAAAGCCTAGGCACCCTGTCAGAGTGAACGACAAGGACGAAAAGACCATAATTTTTAGGAAGCGCAACAACGGGTGAAACATATTTAGTTTAACCTGCTGAATCTGTTGTTTCTTTCAGTTGCACATCAAGGACAAGTTGACTTGATTTGTCATACTCAACTACTAGTTCCTTTACCTTTGTGGTAAACTTTAACCCAAACGCGCGTGTTGCAACGTAATAGTATACGATTGCTTCAGCTTTACCATTTGTCATTGGCTCACTGCGCTTACCTGTTTCTTTTCCCAACAAAGCTCTCACTTCACTAACAGTGGATTTGTTTTTCTGGATCTTACCGACCAGAGATGTATCAAAATCTGTCGCATCACTTTTAAAAGAGCTGGTAAAAACCTGTCCCACTAGTACGTCATTGCTAAAGTAAAATGATTGTGTTCGCGCTGCGACAACATCTTTCTCTAAAGGGTCGCCCTTCGTATCTGCAAAAGAATATGACAAAACATCCAATGTAGCGCCATTTTTTACCTCTTTCCCTGAAGCATATGGCGCACCCAGTTTTTGTTGAATTTCTACTATTGTTGTTTTTCCAAGTGCAACGGATTTATTTTCAACTCGGTTAAAATCTGCCCCGGCTGAACACGCCCCTAGCACCAGTAAAGACAACACTACGATAATCTTTTTCATTTATTCCCCCCACACAATGTTCTCATATTGATTGCATCTCATAATACAACCTAAGAAGTGATTTTCTAGTATCTTTTCTCATTTTCATTCAAGTTTAATACTGGTTCAGAGGATCCTCACTTTAAAGAAATTGTTCGACACGATCTTTGGATTTCAAATAGGATGCTTGCTAACGATAGGAGAAACATATGTCGAGATCTGGAAGTTGTTTGTGCGGGAAAGTGACCTTTACAGCCGATCCGTTAGAAATATTACAGGCATGCCATTGTGATATGTGCCGAACTTGGGGTGGTGGTCCCTATATGGCGGTCCCTTCCAACAACGCCAAGTTCAAAGGGCCAATTTCCACATACTCTTCGTCCGAATATGCAGATCGCGGTTTTTGTTCCAATTGTGGAACACATTTGTTTTTCTACGCAAAGAAGCAGGATATGCATGGCATCCCGATCGGCCTTTTTGACGACCAATCGGGATTACCGTTCACAGCCGAAATCTACACAGATGAAAAGCCGGATTACTATGAGTTCGCCAATAAAACGGCCCATATAACCTCCGACCAATATGTGAAAAAATTCCGATAATTTATGAACGCCGGGTCATTGAAGACTCTTGAGCGATAACGGCGACTACCTGACCATTCTCATCAAATAATGTGCCTTTGGATAAGCCGCGATTATCTGAGGCTATTGGGCTCTCAATATCCAGGAGCATCCAGTTTGCCGGATCGGTTGTTCCATGAAACCAAATTGAATGGTCCAGACTTGTTGGATTGTGGCTCATCACATTCCCATGGGGCCGAAGCGCGGCGAACAAAGTAGTGCTGTCAGACAGATACGCAATAACACATTGTTGATGCTGAGCATCCGCATGAAGTGCGACGCACCCTCGCATCCATTGCAACAGATGCGGATCCTTATGATCCTCTTTTATGGGCGACCAATCATCTAAAGGTTCAATATCCACACCATGACCGGTGAGAGGAAGAAGCAAAGGCTGCCGCCCCTCCTCTTTTCGCAATTCCCTTAACTGCTCCGCTGTTTTGATTTCAGGAGCCATCACCTGATGCTCGTCCCCGACTTCCGGTTTTTTGAAAGTAGCGGTTGCCGAAATGATAAGGACATCGTTTTGGTAAGCTCTTATACAACGTGTTTTAAAACGCTTCCCATCCCTCAGGCGCTCAACTCTATAGGTGATCGACTGTTTCGTTTTTGGCGCGTTCAAAAAGTTCAAATGGAATGACGTTGCCAAAACGTTCTCATCCACTGTTTTAAACGCAGATTTCAAGGACTGCCCTATAAGATGGCCGCCGTAAACGTTGAGGACCGGATAATCGCCACCTGCACCGATAAAACTATCTGTTGCACCTTCCTCTGGGGTGACATCCAGCAAGTTATCAATCAACCCTTTTTCCAAGGCTTCCTGAAGCATTAATTTTTGCCCGTCTTCAGCGTTCATTATTCTTATTTCCTGCGGTTTACTGATACCCTAGTAATGCCGCACAGCAGATAATGAGGCAACTGAATTTAGAAACAAAACTGCTCACTGGCCGAAGAAGGCTTCCGTTTGGTCATTGGTCGGATAGAAAGCCTCAATCCGGAGTTCATCGGTTGTGATGTCTTGTGGTGTACCGAACGTAGAAATCACAGAAAAGACACTTAAGTCAAAGCCAGCAAGCGTAAACTCAAGCGGGATGAACGGCAGAAGATCTTCTTGCGGTGCACCCACTCTTTCATCAAGATCTGCCGCTTCAATAAGCATGTCGTAGAAGGGAGCCGATGGACTATTTCCGAGTGCAGCCTTGTCTCGTTTCAAACGATGGACAAACTGAGGGCCTGATACCTCCCAGTTTTTTATGAGGGAACGAAAGGCTTTGGGGTGAACGGTCAGAAACGCAATATTTCCAAGATAATTGAGCTCTTCAGAAGAGAAATCAGCAGGATTGAGCTGACTTTTGGCAGCCTCCAACATCCTGTCAGCCGCACTGTTGGTTTGTACAATATTCCAAAGCCGGTCAACCGCCATCGCGGGGTATGGAGTATGATGATCCAGAATACGGGCCACGGCCTCACGAATAGGTTTCATTTTTGGTGCTTCCAATTCGGTCTCTGTGTATTCAGCGGAAAAACCAGCCGCTTTCAAAAGCGTATTCCGCTCTCGCAATGGGATTTCCAGCACTTCAGATAAATGAAGGATCATGTCTCGGCTTGGTCGGCTACGACCTGTTTCAAGGTAACTGATATGGCGCTGTGAAATATCGGCCTCCAAAGCGAGGTCTAATTGGGAGAAATGCCGGCTGTTTCTCCACTGACGAAAAAGGGTCTGAAAACTATCATTAAGCGGTTTATTCATGGCCACCTCCATTTGCAAAGAGCTTACGAACAGATGAGACGTAATTCAATTACCTCTGAGGTAATTGCACAGAACCAATTTAAAGCTCACCCTTGCCTCACTCTTATGAAGGAGCAAGATCATGCTGAACAGAAGAACTATTGGTATCACCCTGCTTATCCCCTTTGGAGCCTTAACGATTTATGCGCTCCTACAACATGGATATATAGGCCTAATTGAGTTTCAGTTAAGTACACCAGCCGGTTGGCAAGTCTTTGCCGATTTGGTGATTTCATTGTTATTGGTAATGGGATGGTTACTAAAGGACGCCAGGGATCGGGGCTTGGCATTTTGGCCGTGGTTTGTTGGCACCCTTTTCTTAGGGGCGATTGTGCCACTGATTTATCTGATCGTCTCGCATAATCGTGCCCCGGTGGATCAAGAAACTTTCCGCGAAAGAGCTATTCTCTAGCCATAAAAAAACCCGGCCAAAAGGCCGGGTTTTTATTTATGTTTTTCGTCGTGCAATCGCCAGTTGCCGCCCGATAATGGGAACCATCAACAAGAAGCCAATTCCCATTGTCACCAAACCTGGC
It includes:
- a CDS encoding DUF4269 domain-containing protein, which produces MKPHYKDVLEDLQALEKLSQYQPVIIGTPPLGIQIETSDIDIACSSINLEDFERATVKIFGDFNGFSTRTRFVQHRPTVIVNFKHMGWEIEIFCQTIPTIDQWGVRHYFVEKRLLDLAPDLASQIRALKQQGLKTEPAFAKTLGLTGDPYEVILELENRSDYELLNLLSECVLGKN
- a CDS encoding GFA family protein → MSRSGSCLCGKVTFTADPLEILQACHCDMCRTWGGGPYMAVPSNNAKFKGPISTYSSSEYADRGFCSNCGTHLFFYAKKQDMHGIPIGLFDDQSGLPFTAEIYTDEKPDYYEFANKTAHITSDQYVKKFR
- a CDS encoding acyl-CoA thioesterase; its protein translation is MNAEDGQKLMLQEALEKGLIDNLLDVTPEEGATDSFIGAGGDYPVLNVYGGHLIGQSLKSAFKTVDENVLATSFHLNFLNAPKTKQSITYRVERLRDGKRFKTRCIRAYQNDVLIISATATFKKPEVGDEHQVMAPEIKTAEQLRELRKEEGRQPLLLPLTGHGVDIEPLDDWSPIKEDHKDPHLLQWMRGCVALHADAQHQQCVIAYLSDSTTLFAALRPHGNVMSHNPTSLDHSIWFHGTTDPANWMLLDIESPIASDNRGLSKGTLFDENGQVVAVIAQESSMTRRS
- a CDS encoding helix-turn-helix domain-containing protein; amino-acid sequence: MNKPLNDSFQTLFRQWRNSRHFSQLDLALEADISQRHISYLETGRSRPSRDMILHLSEVLEIPLRERNTLLKAAGFSAEYTETELEAPKMKPIREAVARILDHHTPYPAMAVDRLWNIVQTNSAADRMLEAAKSQLNPADFSSEELNYLGNIAFLTVHPKAFRSLIKNWEVSGPQFVHRLKRDKAALGNSPSAPFYDMLIEAADLDERVGAPQEDLLPFIPLEFTLAGFDLSVFSVISTFGTPQDITTDELRIEAFYPTNDQTEAFFGQ